The genomic segment TTAATATTCCAGTACTCTTTTTAACTGCGATGTGGTGACGGAGTAGTGACACTGCCGCGAACTGACGGAATAGTTCGTTGAAAGGCGTAGGTATTGGGGCTGTAGGCAAATCCGCAGCTCCAGCTGAAACCCGATAGTACAGCAAAGCTCCGGCGGCGCTGATAGAGCAGGTAATCAGACTTCCAAGAAAACCCGCTAAGCTTCAGGTTAAGAAGACCCGTACCGCAAACCGACACAGGTGGTCGAGGAGAGAATCCTAAGGTGCTCGAGTGAATCATGGCTAAGGAACTCGGCAAAATGGCCCTGTAACTTCGGGAGAAGGGGCGCTGTCTCAGCGATGAGCAGCCGCAGTGAAAAGGCCCAGGCGACTGTTTAACAAAAACATATGGCTTTGCAAAATCGGAAGATGAAGTATAAGGCCTGACACCTGCCCGGTGCTGGAAGGTTAAGAGGGGATGTCATCGCAAGAGAAGCATTGAATCGAAGCCCCAGTAAACGGCGGCCGTAACTATAACGGTCCTAAGGTAGCGAAATTCCTTGTCGGGTAAGTTCCGACCTGCACGAATGGTGTAACGATCTGGGCGCTGTCTCAGCCATGAGCTCGGTGAAATTGTGGTATCGGTGAAGACGCCGGTTACCCGCAACGGGACGGAAAGACCCCATGCACCTTCACTATAGCTTAACATTGGGACTGGGTACAGGATGTGTAGGATAGGCGGGAGATATTGAAGCGGGTTCGCCAGGATCCGTGGAATCGCCCTTGAAATACCGCCCTTTCTGTATCCGGTTTCTAACTCCGCAAAGCGGAGGACATTGTTTGGTGGGTAGTTTGACTGGGGTGGTCGCCTCCAAAAAGGTAACGGAGGCTTTCAAAGGTAAGCTCAGTACGCTTGGTAACCGTACGAGGAGTGCAATGGCATAAGCTTGCTTGACTGTGAGACCCACAAGTCGAACAGGGTCGAAAGACGGACATAGTGATCCGGTGGTTCTGTATGGAAGGGCCATCGCTCAAAGGATAAAAGGTACGCTGGGGATAACAGGCTGATCTCCCCCAAGAGCTCATATCGACGGGGAGGTTTGGCACCTCGATGTCGGCTCGTCACATCCTGGGGCTGGAGAAGGTCCCAAGGGTTGGGCTGTTCGCCCATTAAAGTGGCACGCGAGCTGGGTTCAGAACGTCGCGAGACAGTTCGGTCCCTATCTGTTGTGGGCGTTGGAAGTTTGAGTGGATCTGACCTTAGTACGAGAGGACCGGGTTGGACAGACCTCTGGTGAACCTGTTATGCCGCCAGGTGTACGGCAGGGTAGCTACGTCTGGAGCAGATAAGCGCTGAAAGCATCTAAGTGCGAAACTGGCCACGAGATGAGACTTCCTGACAGGGCCGTAGGAGATGACTACGTTGATAGGCCACAGGTGTAAAGGTTGAGAGACCATAGCCGAGTGGTACTAATAGCCCGAAGCTTTCTCATGCAGACAGACACTGTTGTCTTCCTCTTTAATTTTTGAAAACCTCTTTTGGTATATATGTCAGTATGGTGCGTGCTGCCGGACCGGTATTTTCCCTGCGGAGGGAAGCTGAATACCATCATCCAGCTGCTTGATACCATAAATGATCTTTAGGTGCCTATATCGGCGGTGTCTACCTCTTCCCATTCCGAACAGAGCAGTCAAGCCCGCCAGAGCCGATGGTATTGCCGTAACAGGTGGGAGAGTAGGTCGGTGCCTTTTTTTACACGGAAGCCCTTGCTGGAAACAGTCAAGGGCTTCTTCCGTTTTCGGCGGACCTGCTGCGCGCAGCGGGATGACCGGAGGGAACCGCTCTCTCTGCGCGGGTACCGGAAACGGTTTATGGGCGTCTACGGTCCTGATATACTGCCGTGCGGTCATAAAAAGCCAGCATCCAGCAGCGGTATGTCTGTTATCCGTTTCATCTCTTATAGCTGCTAGATAGATTAACAATAATAAGTGACGGCGCTTAACTCCGTTTATATGCTTCCGAAATGACAATTTTCATTAACCATGTATAGGAAAGAGCGTTTGATTGTTTCCTGTAAAGAGACCAATCACGGTCGCCGGATGATATGCACGACAAAAAGAGAGAAATTCATTATTTGAGTGCTGAGAAACAGCCGGTACCGTTGTGATACAATAGGTCCGCCGGATTAAAATATCTGAGTAGCACAGGCGCAAGAGATTAGATGCGCCTATAGAAGTATACTAATCTTCTTCTGTATAAAAATCAATTAAGGAAGAAAGGTAGGGATCATCCCAGCCTTCAGATATATTTTCGAAATCCTCATCTGGGATATTAGTCTGTCTGATTTCAAGAGATGTTCCTTTTTTATGTTCATGCAGCTTTAGTGTTACGATAGAAGGTGTATCAGTTTCGCCAAAATACCACTCCTGAACGATTTTTGAAGGGGGGACCAGTTCAAGGAACCTGCCTGTGATTGCGCCATCCCAGAGCGAGAATTCGCCATTAACGGTTGGATCTATGGAAACGAGGTCTCCTGTCCACAGACGGGCCGTAATCTCGGTTGTCAATGCAAGATACAATTCTTCTGGCGTTGCTGGGATAATGGCGTACTTCTTGAAATCTTTCATAGTGCAAATTTACTCTTTATTGTAATTGTCTGCTTATTTTGACTTCATTTTTATTTATGTTAATTTTAGCACAAACTATTAGGACATCATGAGTAATTTTCTGCCAAATTCCTTAGTGAGGAAACTGGGCGCGAATCCCGGATTTGACACAGCAGCATTTATTAAAGTACATGAAGAGGCAATTCGGGCAACAGCAGTTCGCTTAAATCCGGATAAACTGGATGAATGTCCGTTCCCATATACGGGTAAGGTCCCTTGGTGCGATACCGCCTTTTATCTTAAAGATCGTCCTATATTTACTCTCGACCCCCAGTTTCATGCGGGGGCATATTATCCCCAGGATGCCTCTTCCATGTTCGTCGATCATATTATTCGTACGCTGGGGTTAGAGGCCATACCAATCATGGCATTGGACCTCTGTGCAGCTCCCGGAGGCAAATCGACCTTATTGAACAGTAGCCTGCATCCAGATAGCTTATTGGTTGCCAATGAAATCATCAAAACACGGGTAAACATCTTGCAGGATAACCTGACGAAATGGGGCAATGCGAACACCGTTGTTACCAATAATGATCCTTCTGCTTTTGACCGCTTACCCGGATACTTTGACTTAATGCTTGTCGATGCTCCTTGTTCGGGTTCAGGTATGTTCCGGAAGGATGCCGATACGATAGATGAATGGTCCGAAGCGAATGTGAAGCTCTGCAGTGAAAGGCAACAGCGTATTTTGGCAGAAAGTATGGCAGCTCTTAAATCAGGAGGGTATCTATTTTACTCCACATGCTCATATTCGGAGGAGGAGAATGAGGATATTGCGGATTGGCTGATAAGCTCGGGAGGCTTTGAGACCGTGGAGATAGGCATCGATGCCGCATGGGGAATTGAGCATACGCGATCGGCGAAGAATGCCGCTCATGGCTATCGTTTTTATCCACATAAGTTGAGCGGTGAGGGATTTTTTATCACTGTCCTAAGGAAAGTTGATGAACAGCCTACATTTAATAGAAGAAAGATAAAAGCAGAGAAATCGGACATTCCCAAGGGTATTTTGAGCAATTGGGTGGCTAAGCTGGATGAGTTTCACTGTTTTGGCCATCATGACGATATGTATATATTTCCTAAACGTTATGAGCATGATCTCAAATACCTTCAAAATGTGCTATATCTGAAGAATGCAGGAACTAATATCGGAAAACTCAATCGAAAAGAGCTAATTCCCGGACATGCACTGGCCTTGAGTAATTCTTTGATACCCGACTTTCAGTGTGTGGAACTTTCTCTCCAAGATGCGCAAAACTACCTTCGAAAAGAAAATATTACCATAGATCTGATTCCGGAAGGGATCAATGGATGGACCTTGGCAAAATTTAAGGGGAAGGCTCTCGGCTGGATGAAAGTACTGCCCAACAGGGTGAACAATTATTATCCGAAGGAGCTGAGGATAGCATATTTATAGACAGCAAGAAGGTGTACTGGATACTTGCCCGTTGCTAGAACGGGGTTACCCATTGATCAGAGGATGTGTAAGGATGAGCTGACAGATGTCTTTTGCGACTTCTTCTTTTGATTTGAGAGAAAATTCCTTGATTTCACCATTCCGGCTAATAACAGTTACCTTATTGGTATCTGTCGCAAAACCAGCACCTTTATCCCGCATGGAATTAAGTACGATTAAATCAAGGTTCTTTCGTGCCAGCTTATCTTTCGCATGGTCCAATTCGTCGTTTGTTTCAAGAGCAAATCCTACAATAATCTGACCGTCTTTTTTTCTTGCGCCCAAGGTCGCTAAAATATCCGTTGTTTTCTTTAGGGGAATAGAAAACTGATCTTCTTTTTTCTTGATTTTTTGGGTGGCTACTTCGATAGGCGTATAATCTGCTACAGCGGCACTCATGACGACAATGGAGGCTGCAGCGAAATGATCTTCGCAAGCCTGAAGCATTTGTGCTGCCGAGGTAACGGAGATCAGATGAATGCCTTCTGGTATACTGAGGCTGCTTGGCCCCGATATTAAGGTAACATCTGCACCCAGCTGTTTCAATTGCCGGGCAATAGCATAACCCATCTTCCCGCTCGAGTGGTTCCCAATAAAGCGAACAGGATCTATTGCCTCATAAGTAGGTCCGGCAGTGACAAGTGCCTTTTTACCCAACAAAGGAAGACTATCTTCACTGTAATTTTCTAAAAATGCAACGATTTCCTCGGGCTCGGCAAGACGTCCCTCACCTATTAAACCGCTGGCCAGTGGTCCGTTGCCAGGTGGAATAATAATATTTCCATACGAACGGAGCCGCTCTATATTGTGCTGTGTTGCGGGATGTTTCCACATATCCAAGTCCATTGCCGGAGCAAAAAAGACCGGGCACTTCGCTGATAGATATACAGCCATCAATAGGTTGTCACACAAGCCGTTTGCCATTTTTGCTAGCGTATTGGCTGTTGCTGGTGCAATAACAATATAGTCAGCCTGCAGGGCAATTTCAACATGATTGTTCCATTCACCCGTGTCCGGCTGGTAATAATTTACTAAAACGGGATTCTTGGAAAGTGTTGAAAGCGTAAGTGGAGTAATAAAAGCGGTGGCTTCCTCAGACATGATGACTCGAACCTGGGCGTCCGCTTTAACTAACAGTCGAATGAGGGTTGCAATTTTGTATGCGGCAATACTGCCGCATACAGCAATTACAATATTTTTCCCAGCTAAAGCCATCTTTTGAATTAGTCTTGCTCCTTCGAAGGATTTCTGTAATACACTTTGTCGTGCAAGAATTCGTCAATTGCAACCAAGGTTGGTTTTGGCATGCGTTCGTAATGTTTAGAGATCTCAATCTGCTCGCGGTTTTCGAATACCTCTTCCAAGTTATCGTTGTTGCTTGCAAATTCTGCAAGCTTTCCATTTAATTCCTCCTTAATATCTACCGCAATTTGATTTGCACGTTTAGAAATCACTACAATAGACTCATAGATATTGTCAGTTCCTTTGTCCAATTGTCTTAAATCACGGGTGACTGTAGAATTTGGAATTGAATTGTTATTTTTTTGACTCATCTTTTTGGGTATTTTCTTTTTCTTTTTTCGCCTTTTGTTCTTTTATATATGCTTCTTGCTCGGCAAGTGCTTTATTATATTCTTTCATTTGGGAAGCTGCATGTTTGATGCCTTTTTCGGAATTTTCACGGATAGCCTCAGCTTCTTTTATATGTTTGCTGTCCGGATAGTTACTCGCGAAACTGCGGTAATAGTCTAAAGCTTCATCATATCTGCTTTCCTGTTTTGACACAATACTCTTAGAAGCAAAGATATACTGCGCCTTTAAGGTTAGGAATTCAATCTCCTCTGCGTATTTGGTGTCAGGGTACTCCTTTAACACGTTTTGCAGTGCGATCACAGCAGCTCTGTAGTCATCATTTAAGCCCATGTCATAATACAGCCTTGCATTCGCAAAAGCTTTGAGCTCAAGTTTATCCCGCAGTTTCTGTATCAGGTCCGCCGCTTCCTTGGACCGTTCTGATTCGGGATAGAGGTTAACGAAGAGCTGTAGCGCATCTATGGCTTTCTTTGTATTTGCCTGATCGAGCGTGGACCGCGGAGAATCGAGATAATAACAATAAGCATTCATGAAACGGCACTCCTCCGCCCGGGGGCTATTGGGATAGACGTCGGCAAAGTCCTTAAAGTGATAGGCTGCCGAGGTATAATCTTTTAAGCGGTAATTGGCAAATGCCAAATAGTAGTAAATATTTTCTGCTTCAGCCTGTCCTCGGAACTTGGCGCGCAGGTCATCAAACAAGACTAATGCCTTGGTATATTTCTTTTTTTCATAAAGTTTTACGGCTTCTTCATATTTTTGAGCGATATTGTTGCTTGCGCGCAATTTCTCAAATTTACTTTTGCAGCCCGTAAATACCAATAGAAACATCATGCCGGCACAGATAGCCGCTATACGCCTATTTAAAAACATTTTACAAAGATAAGTGAATTTGTTATACTAATCAATTAAATTTTACTGTGCAATATAGTTTAATAATTTTTTGATCCCAAAGGTCGCTTTTCATATTAACATTCTTTAACTCGGCAAGTAGAGGGGTTTGCACAATTTGTCATGGGCTTGTTGTTTTTATCGGCGGTATGGATTGTAAAAATAGACATTTTCAAATATTTGATTATCTTTACATGTAGAATTATTGAATTTAATAAAGAGTATGACCTTAAAAGA from the Sphingobacterium thalpophilum genome contains:
- the coaBC gene encoding bifunctional phosphopantothenoylcysteine decarboxylase/phosphopantothenate--cysteine ligase CoaBC; its protein translation is MALAGKNIVIAVCGSIAAYKIATLIRLLVKADAQVRVIMSEEATAFITPLTLSTLSKNPVLVNYYQPDTGEWNNHVEIALQADYIVIAPATANTLAKMANGLCDNLLMAVYLSAKCPVFFAPAMDLDMWKHPATQHNIERLRSYGNIIIPPGNGPLASGLIGEGRLAEPEEIVAFLENYSEDSLPLLGKKALVTAGPTYEAIDPVRFIGNHSSGKMGYAIARQLKQLGADVTLISGPSSLSIPEGIHLISVTSAAQMLQACEDHFAAASIVVMSAAVADYTPIEVATQKIKKKEDQFSIPLKKTTDILATLGARKKDGQIIVGFALETNDELDHAKDKLARKNLDLIVLNSMRDKGAGFATDTNKVTVISRNGEIKEFSLKSKEEVAKDICQLILTHPLING
- a CDS encoding DNA-directed RNA polymerase subunit omega, which codes for MSQKNNNSIPNSTVTRDLRQLDKGTDNIYESIVVISKRANQIAVDIKEELNGKLAEFASNNDNLEEVFENREQIEISKHYERMPKPTLVAIDEFLHDKVYYRNPSKEQD
- a CDS encoding methyltransferase RsmF C-terminal domain-like protein; its protein translation is MSNFLPNSLVRKLGANPGFDTAAFIKVHEEAIRATAVRLNPDKLDECPFPYTGKVPWCDTAFYLKDRPIFTLDPQFHAGAYYPQDASSMFVDHIIRTLGLEAIPIMALDLCAAPGGKSTLLNSSLHPDSLLVANEIIKTRVNILQDNLTKWGNANTVVTNNDPSAFDRLPGYFDLMLVDAPCSGSGMFRKDADTIDEWSEANVKLCSERQQRILAESMAALKSGGYLFYSTCSYSEEENEDIADWLISSGGFETVEIGIDAAWGIEHTRSAKNAAHGYRFYPHKLSGEGFFITVLRKVDEQPTFNRRKIKAEKSDIPKGILSNWVAKLDEFHCFGHHDDMYIFPKRYEHDLKYLQNVLYLKNAGTNIGKLNRKELIPGHALALSNSLIPDFQCVELSLQDAQNYLRKENITIDLIPEGINGWTLAKFKGKALGWMKVLPNRVNNYYPKELRIAYL
- a CDS encoding SRPBCC domain-containing protein codes for the protein MKDFKKYAIIPATPEELYLALTTEITARLWTGDLVSIDPTVNGEFSLWDGAITGRFLELVPPSKIVQEWYFGETDTPSIVTLKLHEHKKGTSLEIRQTNIPDEDFENISEGWDDPYLSSLIDFYTEED
- a CDS encoding outer membrane protein assembly factor BamD; protein product: MFLNRRIAAICAGMMFLLVFTGCKSKFEKLRASNNIAQKYEEAVKLYEKKKYTKALVLFDDLRAKFRGQAEAENIYYYLAFANYRLKDYTSAAYHFKDFADVYPNSPRAEECRFMNAYCYYLDSPRSTLDQANTKKAIDALQLFVNLYPESERSKEAADLIQKLRDKLELKAFANARLYYDMGLNDDYRAAVIALQNVLKEYPDTKYAEEIEFLTLKAQYIFASKSIVSKQESRYDEALDYYRSFASNYPDSKHIKEAEAIRENSEKGIKHAASQMKEYNKALAEQEAYIKEQKAKKEKENTQKDESKK